In Oryza sativa Japonica Group chromosome 8, ASM3414082v1, the sequence AACTACATCCTCATTGATCAGCAAGCCGTGGAAGACGAACTCCAAATCCCGTCGTGGACCCATCTCTATCACAGTCCATAATTCATCACCTTCAATCTTTCATCAGCTAATAACCTCTATCACTAGTTGGTCGATGCTGTCGGCGTGGTAGAATCGGAAAATGAAGCTTATAACCCGTCCCGTCCCAAATCCAGGGCGGCCCCTTCCCTAGAACAGGAAAATCGCAGTTATACTTATACCAGGCACGATCCCACCTTGTGTCTTCGGCCGGCGGTGGAAGTACGGCAGCAGAGGCGATCACGACCTCTCCTGCACAAGCACCTGCAGAATGAGTTCTCCATGTAGCGATCTTTCTGTTGATGTGGTCAGTGCCATCCTGGTTTCCTCCCTCGATGTCAAACTCTTCAAGAACAGCAGCCTTTTCTGCCAAGAACTTCACGAGCTGGACTTGGGAGCAGGTGAGCTTGCCCTTCTGAAATTGGATGACTACTTTTCTTAGAGAATTCTGCCAGCTACTGCAGAAATTTTGTGTGCTCCCGGTCGCAGGCGTATCTGATTCTGAAACCTTACAGTAATCAGACTCCTGCAATCCGCACGCCGAGGATTTCAGATAGGCCGTCAGGTCTGCGCCGAGATGATCATCTGCACTCTCATTGAGATATTCCAACCAGCTGAATCTTATCCGGAGCTCACGGATCTCCGGGCATCTACATAGCATGTCTCCAacggccgttgccgccgccgacaagcCGCCGTCCATGGCAAATCCACACAGTTCCTCTATTACAAGGTGCTTGAGGTTCGGGAAGAGAGGGAAGTACCCAAACTTGATGTCTCCAACAATTGAGTACACCGTCAGCTTCAAAATGCTGATGTGGCACATGGTGGTAAGCAGAGGACCTAATGTCGCCGTGCCGGAGATCGACCCCAGGTCGACTTGTGCCAAGCACGGCGCAGCTGATTTCAGCGATACGGAAAAATATAAAGATGGGACCTGCGCGCAGCGGAAGCAGATCAACGACGGCGCGTCAAGCTCGAAGGTGCGACCATCGATGTGGCAGTTAACCATGGTGAAGGAGGTGACCGCCGGGCAGTGGAGATGGATGTGTTCGTCGAAGATGAAGCCGCTAAGCGGTGGTCGATCGGAGAAGGTGACTGACTCGAGACGCAGCTCGGCGAGCCTCGGCGCGGCGAGGATCACCTTCTGGAGGTCGCACAGCCGCACGGTGcagcgccgcagccgcagcgtcGTGAGGCACGGGTAGGCAATCCAGTCCCACAACCATTCGGTCGTCGTTACCTTGAGGCAGCATCCCGCGATGTCCAGAACCCGGAAATCCTCGCAGGGCAGCATGCCCAGATAGAGATCGTACTCGACGCCGGGATCGGCGGCGTACTTGTAccgtggcggcgacggcaacgatcCGCTGGCGACCTGGCACTCGAGGCGGAGCTCCTCCACGTGGCGGAGCAGCCCGACACAGGTGCCTCTGAACTGGTCCGGGTTCAGGTACCGCGAGAAATCCCGACGGACGCAGCCGAAGACGTAGCCGTCGTCGTGGTCTCTGTCGGCTGTCACCGTGACGGTGAGCTTCTtgaggccgtggcggcggcggcggagcgctgCCCGGGCGTCTCCCTCGTCTTCCCAGGTCGAGGGGCCGGCCTCGCCCCACCCCCTGTGGAAGGTCCTATCGAGGAATTCGTCGGAAGTTAAGTCGATGTTGACGGTGCCAGTCTCCAGCCATAGCGGCTGCAGGCGCCACCGGCGAGAGAGGAGTGTGCTGCTGGCGGCCTGCTTGACGGGGGCGAAGGAGAGGATACGTATGAGCAGATCGTCGGGGAGCTCGGATAGGCGGTCTCTGCTCGCCGTGCCTTTGGCCatggacgcgacggcggcgtcgagatcgatcgatctcgatcGATATTTAATAGGTTGTGTGGATTGAGCTATATATTACCTTGCCCGAGCAGTTGGGTACTTGGATTCTTAGTCGACGAACTGTTCCTACTCGAAGTCGAATTGAAGCACAATACGATCCGGATTAGCCGCCAGCTGCGCACAATTTGCCTATTTTGCCCGTGACGATCTCGGGACGATCGATCCGTGACGCAGTGGAAGTGTGGAACGCACAGCAGAACGGTTATTTCTTTATTCTTGGGAATTACTGCCGGGTGAAATAAGCGTATGAAATTTTGTTTTTAGCTAGGTTTTTGAAATTCTGTATCCCCAGCACGAAACTATTTAGTgcgaaaatttcaaaaaaaaatcatttttttgtgaatttaacaaaattcatttatttttttaataaacaaaGTACAAACATAACACTCACTAGATGTAAACATCCATTTTCGGAAAAGATACCGTGGTCATCACAAATCAATCAAGCAACCGATGCTTGCCAGCTAAGGTGTATGGCATGCAGCCTACAACTGTAGTGACATCACCCTAatgtcctgagttcaaatctcaaTAGGAGCAaatttaaaaatggtttatTTTTGGGGCTAAGTTCCCCAATTTAAATGGTTGTATATATCCGGTTGAACGTAGAGGATGGGTAAAAATACATTTCTCTAAAAATACCTGGAAGCAACATGACAGTAGAAAAGAATATGCTCCTTGTACATACACTAGCCTGCTTTGTGAAGCCTTTCATTATATTCTGGTCAAAATTACAAACttattgatttgattttttcccTATAAAATGGGTTTAACAACTCAGACAGCTTAAAAATTCAGCTGACCGATATCTGCCAGAATGTTCTGCCCGTAATAATTTAGCAAAATTTATAGTGCAAATATGCCAAATTAGaaaaatgccactactattcgCAATATCGGCTGGGTGCCACTAGAATTTTAGAAAATTAGATCCAAGCCACTACATCGTGTTTTCCATCCACTCCCCCGTCCATCGCGCCAGCTTCGCCGATGCCTTCCCTTTCCTGTGCGTggacgccgccactgccgccgcggcTCTACTCGACGGAGATGATCAGCGGCAGGGAAGGGTGTTGCTACTCAGGGAGCTCATCTCTGCCATGGACGTCTACCACAGGGGCGCGGCCGTCGTCACCCGTGTCGTCGAGACCTCCATGTCATCCTCGTGATTCCTTACCTCGTAGTTCACCATCGACGTGTGCATTCTTCTCCAACAAGGCTACCATCCTCATCATCCTCGCCTGCGTCTCCAACCTCGCCTTCTGCCTCCACGCCACCGCACGGTGCCTCATTAGTTGCCTCGCCTGCCGGCGCGACTTCAAGGAGTGGGCACAGCCATAGCCGCCCAAGCCAGCATCCGACGACGGGGCCAATACCGGTAGGTCAGGGGCGGTTGAAGTCCCGATGGTTGGTGGGCGGGCCGAGGCGGTGTGCACCATTTGTCTGTCAGAGCTGGCGGTCAGCGGCAAGCGCGTCCGCGTGCTCCTGGCATGCGGGCACAGCTTCCATGGCGTCTATGTGGACGGAACCAAGAAGAGGAAGCCAAGAGGAAGTACGACGAGATcgtgaggaggaagagggacAGGAACTCTGTCGTCGCCAAAACTCTGCTCGTCCCAGGAGTTGGGAAAtggcaccgtcgccgtcgcgcctgAAGGCTGTCTCCGAGCTCCTTCTCCGCCGCATCGAGGCCGAGTGCTGGAGTTGGGAAACGGCACGGAGTTTGGAAATTAACGGGGAGTGGATGGAAAACCTGACGAAGTGGCACGGTTCCAATTTATCCAAATTCTAGTGGCACCCAGCCGAAATCACGAATAGTAGTGACATTTTTCTAATTTGGTATATTTGTAGTGACACGGATCCAATTAAGAAACTACCATTATATTGGATCTAAAATGGATGCCTGAAATTTGTCCGCGTCACAAAAATTGTTGTTTGCACTACATAATTTACCGTCAATCTTccttatagtgaacaataatttTCAGACTTTACATATTGTCCAAAATAATTGTGAATGGAACTGAATTTCAgaacaaaaatttaaaatttcgaGCAGATTCCAACAAAATTCAAAAGATTTGGTTGTTTGCCCCAAATTTACTGCTCTAGCTTTTTTTGGATGAGAAAATGATACTTTTTGGCAGTATCAAGGATATAAATTAAGTGGGCATTTGTATTAGATCTCTAGACCCTTCCTCGTTCCAATCAAGTTTATGATATACTAGTTGGGTGCCTGTACGCTGCAACGGGGAAAATATGCATCATTTGAAACATACAATCTATGCCATATAGAAATATGCACAAATCAATGAGGAATCGTTTCCTTGATCTGAACAAAACGAAATTGTAACGAATCTGATTCATTTGCCAAGTTATTATGCTATATATTAAGAAGTAAAACTTGTAGATCTTCGAATTCAGCAAAGAGGAATATGGACATGTGCACCCACATCAATTCTAtgcttttttatataaacaacATGGTTTAATCACATTCCGTAGCACACAAAGAAAAATAGTATGTATGCAGATCAAAAGGATTGtgtgaaaaatgagaaaaagagAGGCTACAGAACATGGGTACTAAGAATTAACTGACGAAGCATGAATTTGCGATATtttcaaaccatgccaaaatgTTACCATGCATTTCTTCAATCACCAAATCCGCATACACAGCTAGAATAAGCATCTCTgaacaaatataattttcatcaaggaaatTCGAGTTCAACAATCAGATAATTCTAATTACAAACTAAGAGAGATAACAAAGAATGATTTCTATATCAATCTATCTTTATGGTCAATGGTAGCCCGACACATTAGTGTCTCAAACACGATAAAATGTCCAAACATAGATAAAATAATGAAAACAAATCCATTTAGTTGTTCTCATGCCCAAGGTGCATGCAAAGTTTTATATGGGCATGATATCTTAAATAAAGCTTTTAAGGGGGTTATTGACCAAATGGAAGGACTACTGAACAAAAGGACAATATTAGGTACCTCAAATGATGTGTACCGTCAGAACATTTAAAACAAACTTGCATGGATTCAAAACCTTAAGCTGCTTTTCATCTGGCAAAATAACTGGAATATTCATAAATGAACAGCAACAAACTGAATTTCATGATCTTAGAGGACACAAATAATGAAGGTGTAAAGTATTCagttaaaaatatattgtgCTGAAAGGTTGAAGTATTCTTTTTTCAGAGCAATACATGCTTAAAACATGACAATTCAAGAGCAAATGACATCCGATGACTTTGGTTCTAATTTAAGCAGTTACTGATTCTGTTTGAATGAGCTGAACAATCTACTACAGACTCTGGTGCATAAATCATGTAAGTGTGCACGTGAAACCCACGTCAATAATAAGATAAAACAGAGAATAAGCACATAATATTTTCACGTCTCTAATAAGATGAAACAGAAAATAAGCTCCTATACAACAATTTAATAATTCCA encodes:
- the LOC112936204 gene encoding putative F-box protein At1g58310, giving the protein MAKGTASRDRLSELPDDLLIRILSFAPVKQAASSTLLSRRWRLQPLWLETGTVNIDLTSDEFLDRTFHRGWGEAGPSTWEDEGDARAALRRRRHGLKKLTVTVTADRDHDDGYVFGCVRRDFSRYLNPDQFRGTCVGLLRHVEELRLECQVASGSLPSPPRYKYAADPGVEYDLYLGMLPCEDFRVLDIAGCCLKVTTTEWLWDWIAYPCLTTLRLRRCTVRLCDLQKVILAAPRLAELRLESVTFSDRPPLSGFIFDEHIHLHCPAVTSFTMVNCHIDGRTFELDAPSLICFRCAQVPSLYFSVSLKSAAPCLAQVDLGSISGTATLGPLLTTMCHISILKLTVYSIVGDIKFGYFPLFPNLKHLVIEELCGFAMDGGLSAAATAVGDMLCRCPEIRELRIRFSWLEYLNESADDHLGADLTAYLKSSACGLQESDYCKVSESDTPATGSTQNFCSSWQNSLRKVVIQFQKGKLTCSQVQLVKFLAEKAAVLEEFDIEGGNQDGTDHINRKIATWRTHSAGACAGEVVIASAAVLPPPAEDTRWDRAWYKYNCDFPVLGKGPPWIWDGTGYKLHFPILPRRQHRPTSDRGY